The sequence below is a genomic window from Halolamina litorea.
ACGCACTTCCCCCGACCGGAACAGCCGGGAACATGGACCTCCGTGGCAAGAACGTAGTCGTGACGGGCGGGGCGGGGCTGGTCGGCTCGCACCTCTCGGGGATGCTGGCCGAGGAGAACGACGTGCTGGCCGTCGACGACCTTTCGAAGGGTTCCCGGGAGGCGATTCCGGAGAGCGTCGAGTTCGCGCAGGCCGACGTTCTCGACCCCGACGACGTGGCTCGCGTCATCGACGAGGAGACCGACGTCGTGTTCCACTTCGCGGCCCACACCGACGTGCGCGTCGACGACCCCGCCGAGGAGCGGCGGGTGTTCGAGGAGAACACCGAGATGACCTACAACGTCGTCGAGCGGATGCGCGAGGTCGGCTGTGACGCGCTCGCCTTCACCTCCTCCTCGACGGTGTACGGCGAGGCCCCGATGCCGACCGCGGAGGAGTACGGTCCGCTGGAGCCGATCAGCATCTACGGCGCCTCCAAACTCTCCGACGAGGGCGTGGTGTCGACGTTCGCGAACTCCTACGGCATCCAGTCGTGGGTGTTCCGCTTTGCCAACATCGTCGGCCCGCGCCAGCGCGGGAACGTGATCCCGGACTTCATCCAGAAGCTGCAGGACGACCCCGAGACGCTGACGATCCTCGGCAACGGGCGTCAGGAGAAGTCCTACCTCCACGTCTCCGACTGTGCGGCCGCGATCCGTGACGTCGTCGAGACCGCCGAGGGGGACTACAACCTCTACAACCTCGGGTCGAAGACGACGACGTCGGTCATCGACATCGCCGACATCGTCGCCGACACGATGGGGCTCGATCCGGAGTACGAGTTCACCGGTGGCGACCGCGGCTGGACCGGCGACGTCCCGAAGATGCGACTCGACACGAGCAAGCTCTCCGAACTGGGCCACGACG
It includes:
- a CDS encoding NAD-dependent epimerase/dehydratase family protein; the protein is MDLRGKNVVVTGGAGLVGSHLSGMLAEENDVLAVDDLSKGSREAIPESVEFAQADVLDPDDVARVIDEETDVVFHFAAHTDVRVDDPAEERRVFEENTEMTYNVVERMREVGCDALAFTSSSTVYGEAPMPTAEEYGPLEPISIYGASKLSDEGVVSTFANSYGIQSWVFRFANIVGPRQRGNVIPDFIQKLQDDPETLTILGNGRQEKSYLHVSDCAAAIRDVVETAEGDYNLYNLGSKTTTSVIDIADIVADTMGLDPEYEFTGGDRGWTGDVPKMRLDTSKLSELGHDVPEDSDEAVRRAAEQLYEELR